A region from the Desulfitobacterium dehalogenans ATCC 51507 genome encodes:
- a CDS encoding hydrogenase small subunit, with product MLNRRKFLKLVVKGAILGNFISLVTPELEKALAQGEIKKLPIVMVETGTCTGDSISLDNIWSPTLSDVFTNITEWRYDWTMMQSQGELAYNVLLETEKNRAHEFVLLVQGAMIRRDGGHYNHAGLENGQLVTGLDLVRRLGLKAKYVVAIGHCATYGGPVAGYPNPTQCTGVQNILPERRVINVSGCPAHPDWIMGTLLHLALYGEPELEKFGRPKMFYGETIHNNCPRRRYYDQGIFATDIGQKECLYRVGCKGPVTYADCPIRRWNDRYNWPIGCNSPCIGCTEPGFPDLMEPFTTHFPDIHFPGGSRATTDRIGRGVLGLAALGIGGYFLTSFYKGRLHRNVIRSTIKGKKKIRVRKVKVYHQYRPKESKD from the coding sequence GTGCTCAATCGTCGAAAATTTCTTAAGCTGGTAGTCAAAGGAGCAATTCTAGGCAACTTTATCAGCTTAGTAACCCCCGAACTAGAAAAAGCTCTCGCTCAAGGTGAAATCAAAAAACTTCCCATTGTCATGGTGGAAACAGGAACCTGTACCGGAGATAGCATCTCCTTAGATAATATCTGGTCACCCACTTTATCCGATGTATTCACCAACATTACCGAATGGCGTTATGACTGGACCATGATGCAATCTCAAGGGGAGCTAGCCTATAATGTCTTATTGGAGACAGAAAAAAATCGAGCTCATGAATTTGTCCTTCTTGTTCAAGGGGCTATGATTCGTCGGGACGGAGGTCATTATAACCACGCCGGACTAGAAAATGGCCAACTGGTCACTGGTCTGGATCTGGTACGCAGACTGGGGCTAAAAGCCAAATATGTAGTGGCTATTGGCCATTGTGCTACCTATGGAGGACCCGTCGCCGGGTACCCTAATCCTACGCAGTGCACCGGGGTACAAAACATTTTACCTGAGCGCCGGGTGATTAACGTCTCCGGCTGCCCTGCCCATCCGGATTGGATCATGGGGACTCTCCTTCATTTGGCTCTTTATGGGGAGCCAGAGCTAGAGAAATTTGGCCGGCCCAAAATGTTTTACGGAGAAACTATCCATAATAATTGCCCCCGTCGTCGCTACTATGACCAAGGTATATTTGCTACAGATATCGGTCAGAAGGAATGTCTTTACCGGGTAGGCTGTAAAGGCCCGGTCACCTATGCGGATTGCCCGATCCGTCGTTGGAATGATCGCTACAACTGGCCCATAGGGTGCAATTCCCCCTGCATTGGCTGCACCGAACCTGGTTTTCCTGACCTTATGGAGCCCTTTACTACCCATTTTCCCGATATCCACTTTCCAGGAGGAAGCCGAGCAACAACGGATCGAATAGGCAGAGGGGTCTTGGGGCTAGCCGCTTTAGGAATCGGTGGATATTTTTTGACCTCCTTCTACAAGGGCCGCCTTCATCGCAACGTTATTAGGTCTACCATTAAAGGGAAGAAAAAGATTAGAGTGAGGAAAGTTAAAGTCTATCATCAATATCGGCCAAAGGAATCAAAGGATTAA
- a CDS encoding cytochrome b/b6 domain-containing protein has product MNNNKKGLDSQIQLKLRKPVMKELHKENLISRLGVGYPAPVRFFHWGFALSLAGIILSGLILHQPLPFLALPYGKVFVVHVSIGWLASAFFIFRLVDMLLRRDKTLLLSWQDIKNLPKLFAYYLFLRPSLPPYGQYDPGQKLIFGSWFLLFPFLVFISLASYWAGEHLDWVLKFLGGIQVLRMIKFTGAIYFISTILLHIYLSLTEDLSRLQSMVTGYEQKPPEKNPQTTAKSGRS; this is encoded by the coding sequence TTGAATAACAATAAAAAAGGCCTGGATTCCCAAATCCAGCTTAAGCTTCGCAAGCCTGTGATGAAAGAATTACACAAGGAAAATTTAATTAGTCGTCTAGGGGTGGGATACCCTGCCCCGGTCCGCTTTTTTCATTGGGGATTTGCCCTTTCCCTTGCCGGGATCATTCTCTCCGGTCTGATTCTTCATCAACCTTTGCCCTTTCTAGCGCTGCCGTATGGCAAAGTCTTCGTGGTACATGTAAGTATCGGTTGGCTAGCCTCAGCTTTTTTTATCTTTCGTTTAGTAGATATGCTTCTGCGTAGGGATAAAACACTCCTTCTCTCATGGCAGGATATAAAGAATCTCCCCAAACTTTTTGCCTACTATTTATTTCTCCGTCCAAGCCTTCCTCCCTATGGGCAGTATGATCCGGGGCAAAAGCTCATCTTTGGCAGCTGGTTTCTGCTTTTTCCTTTTCTGGTCTTCATCTCTTTAGCCTCCTACTGGGCAGGAGAGCACCTGGATTGGGTTCTAAAATTCTTAGGAGGTATTCAGGTTCTGCGTATGATTAAGTTTACCGGAGCCATTTACTTTATCTCCACCATCCTTCTTCACATTTACCTGAGCCTCACAGAGGATCTTAGCCGACTCCAATCCATGGTTACCGGGTATGAACAAAAGCCCCCTGAGAAAAACCCTCAAACCACTGCAAAATCTGGCCGCTCTTAG
- a CDS encoding nickel-dependent hydrogenase large subunit: protein MSLLEKKILFPFARIHNPMLVEAHLENGVIQDAFISDTLYRGFEQILEGRPAFDMPYYTQRICGICSSVHAVAAAYAVEQALGMNVPPNGLIQRNLIMGSDFLQNHIRHFYLMSMPDYFKGPDIYPFIPHLEGDLRLTPEEDQRMTEHYFQAIEISRDAHAAFGVFGGKAPHGHGIVPGGCTMHVDADKINRYRGYLVKILEFIDNVMIPDVEFLAERYPEYVHLGKGNGNFLSVGAFTQPDGSTLFPHGTVLNDRHQPFDDRLITEEVTTAWYKSTKPAHPWQGTTEPDKNQPQGYTWVKAPRYQGHALEVGPLARAVIAKEKIIGYGAIGRHWSRVMETKKITQAAMIWLERLVPGAETLNTKVQQESGMGIGYVDAMRGALGHWVKIEKGRVKHYQIITPSAWNFSSRDEAGTCSVGELSIRGLTIKHPELKEAGRVIRSFDPCFSCSVHLIDGKQLRTLDVRV from the coding sequence GTGAGCTTGCTGGAAAAGAAGATTCTCTTTCCATTTGCCCGCATACATAATCCGATGTTAGTGGAAGCCCATCTGGAAAACGGAGTTATCCAAGACGCCTTTATCTCGGATACCCTTTACCGCGGCTTTGAGCAAATCCTCGAAGGCCGCCCTGCTTTCGATATGCCTTATTACACTCAACGCATCTGTGGCATCTGTTCCTCTGTTCATGCCGTAGCAGCAGCCTATGCTGTGGAACAAGCACTGGGAATGAATGTCCCCCCTAACGGATTGATCCAGCGCAATCTCATTATGGGTAGTGACTTTTTACAGAATCATATCCGGCATTTCTACCTTATGAGTATGCCTGATTATTTTAAAGGGCCTGATATTTACCCCTTCATCCCCCATTTAGAGGGAGATCTCCGCCTTACTCCCGAAGAAGATCAACGCATGACGGAGCATTACTTCCAAGCTATCGAGATTTCCCGGGATGCTCATGCCGCCTTCGGCGTATTCGGCGGAAAGGCTCCCCATGGGCATGGAATCGTACCCGGTGGATGCACCATGCATGTAGATGCCGATAAAATCAATCGCTATCGAGGCTATCTGGTCAAAATCCTCGAGTTTATTGATAACGTCATGATACCCGATGTGGAGTTCCTGGCAGAGCGCTACCCGGAGTATGTCCACCTAGGGAAAGGTAATGGGAACTTTCTCTCTGTGGGGGCCTTCACACAGCCAGATGGCAGTACCCTATTCCCTCACGGAACTGTGCTCAACGATCGACACCAGCCCTTCGATGATCGGTTAATCACGGAGGAAGTAACAACAGCCTGGTACAAATCAACAAAACCCGCTCACCCTTGGCAAGGGACAACAGAGCCGGACAAGAATCAGCCCCAAGGTTATACCTGGGTCAAGGCACCCCGCTACCAGGGACACGCCCTGGAGGTGGGTCCCCTGGCCCGTGCCGTGATAGCTAAGGAAAAAATTATCGGTTACGGAGCCATTGGCCGCCATTGGTCTCGGGTCATGGAAACCAAAAAAATCACCCAGGCCGCCATGATTTGGCTGGAGCGCTTGGTTCCTGGAGCGGAGACTTTAAATACCAAAGTCCAGCAGGAATCAGGTATGGGAATCGGTTATGTGGATGCCATGCGAGGAGCTTTGGGTCATTGGGTAAAGATCGAAAAAGGGCGGGTTAAACATTATCAAATCATAACACCATCAGCTTGGAATTTTAGTTCGCGTGATGAAGCCGGCACCTGCAGTGTAGGGGAGTTATCCATTCGCGGCCTTACTATCAAGCATCCGGAATTAAAAGAAGCTGGGAGAGTCATTCGCTCTTTTGACCCATGCTTCTCCTGCAGTGTGCATCTCATCGATGGTAAACAACTTCGTACTTTAGATGTCCGAGTCTAA